A portion of the Adhaeribacter radiodurans genome contains these proteins:
- a CDS encoding sigma-70 family RNA polymerase sigma factor — protein sequence MVQNTEEEIIQRILEGQLELFEILIRRNNPFLYKVGKSYGYQHQDVEDLMQETFISAYKSLGSFQHRSSFKTWIIKIMLSHCYQKNHKFSFKYEKAGYREIVDKNVPLFSGSPSDMEKRIFNQELKAVMEKAVNKIPLDYRMVFSLRELNGLSVAETAEALAITEVNVKVRLNRAKNMLRKEIEKYYSPEEIFEFNLIHCDRIVDKVMNAIAKENFTTS from the coding sequence ATGGTACAAAACACCGAAGAGGAAATTATTCAAAGAATTTTGGAGGGACAATTAGAGCTTTTTGAGATTCTAATTAGAAGAAATAATCCTTTTCTTTATAAAGTAGGCAAGTCGTATGGCTACCAGCACCAGGATGTCGAAGATTTGATGCAGGAAACTTTTATTAGCGCCTATAAAAGTTTAGGCAGCTTTCAACACCGGTCGTCTTTTAAAACCTGGATTATTAAAATTATGCTGAGCCATTGTTACCAGAAAAATCATAAGTTTAGTTTTAAATACGAAAAAGCCGGTTATAGAGAAATAGTAGATAAAAATGTTCCGTTGTTTTCGGGTAGCCCTTCAGATATGGAGAAAAGAATTTTTAACCAGGAGCTCAAGGCTGTAATGGAAAAAGCCGTCAATAAAATTCCCCTTGATTACCGGATGGTATTTTCGTTAAGGGAGTTAAACGGATTAAGTGTGGCGGAAACTGCCGAAGCATTAGCTATAACGGAGGTAAACGTAAAGGTACGGCTAAACCGGGCTAAAAATATGCTGCGCAAAGAGATCGAAAAATATTATTCGCCCGAAGAAATATTTGAATTTAATCTTATCCATTGCGACCGGATAGTGGATAAGGTGATGAATGCAATAGCCAAAGAAAATTTTACTACTTCTTAA
- a CDS encoding TonB-dependent receptor domain-containing protein yields the protein MKVFLPLLLLAFSSPFAMAQSPGGPTKNQNLTAAVTSGASIIPKGDANITGTILDAANQQGVGFATITLNDPASGKAVDGTLADDKGKFTIPKVGAGTYQVVITFIGYETRTIDNVKVGDKDINVDLGELKINSSAIALKAVEIQTQRAIVEEKVDRTVYNAENDASNRGGDASDVLRKVPMLSVDLDGNVSLRGNQNIKVLINNRPSTITAGSVGDALKQIPSDLIKSVEVITSPSAKYDAEGSAGIVNIILKKNNLQGGSLGIDTGIGLRGINLGLNGSYRVGKMGFSLGGFGRTGYNTPGSFENTQTTINGAGDQMATQQNADTRTNNLMGRYTLGWDYDINEKNYLNSSIMFGTFNGRSYQDDLLTQSFRNGTPLSTLNQEAENKNNSGQVDVNVNYTHLFAKPQQELSILTQFSRNNRTNDFLNSTLNPDAFTPARLKNLNESSNQESTVQVDYQNPIGKNQMVEAGVKGIMRQVSSDFQRFTAESTGDFVRSTNAQLNNVFNYNQNVMGSYLSYTLTTPKQYSLKVGGRYEYTNIDADFKNNQETTRDIPSYGVLVPSVNLSKKLKGGNTVKASYTRRIQRPSLQFLNPAIQIAGSNFGASGSTKNITQGNPNLDPEYTNNMELGYSAFIKRTSLNFSVFARNTNNSIQSIRDVVGLDTVRTTYANIGQENAYGFSINGNVNVGKLMLMGGTDTYYSVIDNNVADPIYNASNKGWVYNLRAFGSYNLGQGWGLQGFGFYRGRQVQLQGYQGGFGIYSLNVKKDINEKKGSIGFGAENFFTTTIKVRSEQNSPIFSQKSTNVFHNLNLKVNFSYRIGKMSNDNAPRRSRKSVSNDDLKGGESGGQDAGGTTGGAPAQGGAPGGAPAGGRPGGMPAGLPAGGQRPAGAPAPTTGTIPGQTQVTNSVASDTSAIARQPANINGNWQGKIEDFELNLQLKAEGETLTGSMQTAMGATPISNGKIINNEVSFNLNIMGTDVPHQGKVEGDTLTLTSTFQGQERVITFTRMK from the coding sequence ATGAAAGTATTCTTACCATTATTATTACTGGCCTTTAGTAGCCCGTTTGCAATGGCCCAAAGCCCGGGTGGGCCTACCAAAAATCAAAATTTAACGGCTGCCGTTACCAGCGGAGCTTCTATCATTCCAAAAGGCGATGCCAATATTACAGGTACCATTCTCGATGCGGCTAACCAGCAAGGAGTAGGTTTTGCGACCATTACTTTAAACGACCCGGCTTCGGGCAAAGCCGTAGATGGAACCCTGGCCGATGATAAAGGTAAATTCACGATTCCGAAAGTAGGAGCTGGTACTTACCAGGTAGTGATTACCTTTATCGGCTACGAAACCCGCACCATTGATAACGTGAAGGTAGGAGATAAAGATATAAACGTAGATCTCGGCGAATTAAAAATTAACTCCAGTGCCATTGCTTTAAAAGCAGTAGAAATCCAGACCCAGCGGGCCATAGTAGAAGAAAAAGTAGACCGTACGGTTTATAACGCTGAAAACGATGCCTCTAACCGAGGTGGTGATGCCTCCGATGTATTACGCAAAGTGCCGATGTTGTCCGTGGATTTAGATGGTAACGTTTCCCTGCGTGGTAACCAGAATATTAAAGTTTTAATTAACAACCGCCCGTCTACCATTACTGCGGGAAGTGTGGGCGATGCGCTAAAACAAATTCCTTCGGATTTAATAAAATCAGTAGAAGTAATCACGTCGCCTTCGGCAAAATACGATGCTGAAGGTTCGGCGGGTATTGTAAATATCATCCTGAAGAAAAATAACTTACAAGGTGGTAGTTTAGGAATTGATACCGGCATTGGTTTACGCGGCATAAACTTAGGTTTAAATGGTTCTTACCGGGTAGGCAAAATGGGCTTTTCTTTGGGTGGCTTTGGCCGGACCGGTTATAATACGCCCGGTAGTTTCGAAAATACTCAAACCACTATAAATGGAGCCGGGGACCAAATGGCTACCCAGCAAAATGCCGATACCCGTACCAACAACTTAATGGGCCGGTATACTTTAGGCTGGGATTATGATATTAACGAGAAGAATTATTTAAATTCTTCGATCATGTTCGGCACCTTCAACGGGCGTTCTTATCAGGATGATTTACTTACTCAGAGTTTCCGGAATGGAACGCCACTTAGTACTTTAAACCAGGAGGCAGAAAATAAAAATAATTCTGGCCAGGTAGATGTAAATGTGAACTATACCCACTTATTTGCCAAGCCGCAGCAGGAACTTAGTATATTAACGCAGTTTAGCCGGAATAACCGCACGAACGACTTCCTGAATAGTACTTTAAACCCGGATGCATTTACTCCGGCCCGGTTAAAGAACCTGAACGAGAGTTCGAACCAGGAAAGCACTGTACAGGTCGATTACCAGAACCCAATCGGTAAAAACCAGATGGTAGAAGCAGGAGTAAAAGGTATTATGCGGCAGGTTTCCAGCGATTTCCAACGTTTTACTGCCGAATCAACCGGCGATTTTGTCCGGAGCACCAATGCGCAGCTCAACAACGTTTTTAACTACAACCAAAATGTAATGGGTAGTTATTTATCATATACTTTAACAACGCCTAAACAATACAGCTTAAAAGTGGGTGGCCGTTATGAATACACGAATATAGACGCCGATTTTAAAAATAATCAGGAAACTACGAGAGACATTCCTTCTTATGGGGTGTTGGTTCCCAGCGTTAATTTATCAAAAAAATTGAAAGGCGGTAACACAGTAAAAGCTTCGTACACCCGCCGGATTCAGCGGCCTTCGTTGCAGTTTCTGAACCCGGCTATTCAAATTGCCGGCTCTAACTTTGGCGCGAGTGGTAGTACCAAAAATATTACGCAAGGTAATCCTAACCTAGACCCGGAATACACCAATAATATGGAGTTAGGTTACAGTGCTTTTATTAAACGCACTTCGCTCAACTTCTCCGTTTTTGCCCGCAATACGAATAATTCTATTCAAAGCATCCGGGATGTGGTTGGATTAGATACCGTACGTACAACTTATGCTAATATCGGTCAGGAAAATGCCTATGGTTTTAGTATTAACGGCAACGTGAATGTGGGTAAACTGATGTTGATGGGGGGTACTGATACCTATTATTCTGTAATTGATAATAACGTGGCCGACCCGATTTACAATGCCAGTAACAAAGGCTGGGTGTACAACTTACGGGCTTTTGGTTCTTATAACTTAGGCCAGGGCTGGGGATTGCAAGGTTTTGGTTTTTACCGGGGCCGGCAAGTGCAGTTACAAGGGTACCAAGGCGGTTTTGGTATTTATAGCTTAAACGTTAAGAAAGATATTAACGAGAAAAAAGGCAGCATTGGCTTTGGCGCCGAAAACTTTTTTACTACTACTATTAAAGTAAGAAGCGAGCAAAACTCGCCTATCTTTAGTCAAAAAAGCACAAATGTTTTCCATAACCTTAACCTGAAAGTAAACTTTAGCTATCGGATTGGTAAAATGAGCAACGATAATGCGCCGCGTAGAAGCAGAAAATCAGTTTCGAATGATGATTTAAAAGGTGGCGAAAGTGGTGGTCAGGATGCCGGAGGTACTACTGGTGGCGCTCCAGCACAGGGTGGTGCTCCAGGCGGTGCCCCTGCTGGTGGCCGGCCAGGTGGAATGCCAGCAGGTTTGCCAGCCGGCGGACAAAGACCAGCCGGTGCGCCTGCTCCAACAACCGGAACCATACCGGGCCAAACGCAAGTTACCAATTCTGTGGCAAGCGATACCTCCGCTATTGCCAGGCAACCAGCTAACATAAACGGTAACTGGCAAGGAAAAATTGAGGATTTTGAATTGAATTTACAATTAAAAGCCGAAGGAGAAACTTTAACCGGTTCCATGCAAACGGCTATGGGAGCAACTCCAATCTCTAACGGCAAAATAATTAACAATGAAGTTAGCTTTAACCTGAATATTATGGGCACCGACGTGCCGCACCAGGGAAAAGTAGAAGGCGATACCCTTACCTTAACTTCTACCTTCCAGGGTCAGGAACGAGTTATTACCTTTACCCGAATGAAGTAA
- a CDS encoding ABC transporter ATP-binding protein: MIEVDILKNIKTYNGHHPLRIKTTFATNKITQIFGPSGIGKTTLLKILAGLVQPEQGFIRVNNEVWLHTQKQINWLPQQRKVGFVFQDYALFPHLTVEQHLLYGTPDKEYVARLLAIGQMQAFHQHKPKQLSGGQQQRLAILRALAIKPQILLMDEPFSALDYTLKKSLLTDLKPLLIELQTTCLVVTHYPLETEGWAELSFTLE; this comes from the coding sequence ATGATAGAGGTAGATATTTTAAAAAATATCAAAACGTATAACGGCCACCATCCGCTTCGCATAAAAACTACGTTTGCTACTAATAAAATTACGCAGATCTTTGGCCCGTCCGGAATTGGAAAAACTACTTTGCTTAAAATTCTGGCTGGCCTGGTGCAACCCGAGCAAGGTTTTATCCGGGTGAATAACGAAGTTTGGTTACATACGCAAAAACAGATTAATTGGCTCCCCCAGCAAAGAAAAGTTGGTTTTGTGTTTCAGGATTACGCCCTTTTTCCGCATTTAACGGTAGAACAACATTTATTGTACGGCACTCCGGATAAGGAATATGTAGCGCGTTTATTAGCAATTGGTCAAATGCAGGCTTTTCACCAACACAAACCCAAACAACTATCGGGGGGGCAGCAGCAACGCTTGGCCATCTTACGGGCACTCGCCATTAAACCCCAAATATTACTAATGGATGAGCCTTTTTCCGCTTTGGATTACACCTTAAAAAAGAGCTTGCTTACCGACCTAAAACCATTATTAATTGAGCTGCAAACTACATGTTTGGTGGTTACGCATTACCCCCTGGAAACAGAAGGCTGGGCCGAACTTTCTTTTACTTTAGAATAA
- a CDS encoding T9SS type A sorting domain-containing protein, with protein MKKIILSVSVWLLAFNVFAQSQIYEYAAPIKLPGSNFYTHNVAPEIGVYPNPSTGKVFLSLAGFKGKRIQVRVTNVIGNLVLQESFNEMNDEATKVLNFSNFNKGLYYVKVDAEKYSEMRKVYII; from the coding sequence ATGAAAAAAATAATACTTTCTGTAAGTGTGTGGCTGTTGGCTTTTAATGTTTTTGCCCAGAGCCAAATATATGAATATGCCGCTCCAATTAAACTACCTGGTTCCAACTTTTATACCCATAATGTTGCTCCAGAGATAGGAGTGTACCCTAATCCCAGCACGGGTAAAGTATTTTTGTCTTTAGCCGGGTTTAAAGGAAAGCGCATTCAGGTACGGGTAACTAATGTTATTGGCAATTTAGTATTGCAGGAAAGCTTTAACGAAATGAACGATGAGGCTACTAAGGTGCTGAATTTTAGTAATTTTAACAAAGGATTATATTACGTGAAGGTAGATGCCGAAAAGTACAGCGAAATGCGTAAAGTATATATTATATAA
- a CDS encoding SDR family oxidoreductase, protein MAENEKTQSSMQDPQKQYPQPPYSEKEQSIPGTESEMQLKPDHGEETYRGSGKLSGRKAIITGGDSGIGRAVAIAFAREGADVLISYLNEDEDARETAKYVEEAGRKAVLVPGDISEETHCKQIIQRAVEELGGVDILVNNAAFQMERESLQEVSTEEWDRTFKTNIYSMFYLCKAAEPHLKPGSTIVNTTSVNAYKAPPKLIAYSATKAAIQNFTVSTAQLWADKGIRVNCVAPGPIWTPLIPSTMSQDHVKNFGESVPMKRAGQPAELAPIFVLLASQDSSYMTGSTVQVTGGYPTI, encoded by the coding sequence ATGGCTGAAAACGAGAAAACCCAATCGTCTATGCAGGATCCGCAGAAGCAATATCCGCAACCTCCCTATTCAGAGAAAGAACAATCGATACCTGGTACCGAATCCGAGATGCAACTAAAGCCCGATCATGGTGAAGAAACTTATCGGGGAAGCGGTAAATTAAGTGGGCGCAAAGCCATTATTACGGGCGGAGATTCCGGCATTGGCCGGGCAGTAGCTATTGCTTTTGCCCGCGAAGGAGCAGATGTATTAATTTCTTACCTGAATGAAGACGAAGATGCCCGGGAAACTGCCAAGTACGTAGAGGAAGCCGGACGAAAAGCGGTTCTGGTGCCAGGCGATATTAGCGAGGAGACTCATTGTAAGCAAATAATTCAGCGGGCAGTAGAGGAGCTCGGCGGCGTGGATATTTTAGTAAATAATGCGGCTTTCCAGATGGAGCGGGAGTCTTTGCAGGAAGTTTCGACGGAAGAATGGGACCGCACCTTTAAAACAAATATTTACTCAATGTTTTACTTGTGCAAAGCCGCCGAACCGCACCTAAAACCCGGCAGCACCATTGTGAATACTACTTCCGTAAACGCGTATAAGGCTCCGCCCAAATTAATTGCATATTCGGCTACTAAAGCAGCTATTCAAAACTTTACGGTAAGTACAGCTCAGCTTTGGGCAGATAAAGGTATTCGGGTAAATTGTGTAGCCCCAGGTCCCATCTGGACCCCACTGATTCCTTCTACCATGTCGCAGGACCACGTGAAAAATTTTGGCGAAAGTGTACCCATGAAAAGGGCAGGTCAGCCAGCGGAACTGGCTCCTATTTTTGTGTTATTAGCCTCGCAAGACTCCAGTTATATGACTGGTTCTACTGTGCAAGTAACGGGAGGTTATCCTACCATATAA
- the folE gene encoding GTP cyclohydrolase I FolE, whose translation MITLNNTKATVKELNGKHYSPFPEMLPNSEVLLLDEKAKIKVISHYFKHIMLTLGLDLEDDSLQGTPERVAKMYVQEIFRGLNPQNKPHITLFENKYNYKEMLVEKNITIYSYCEHHFAPIIGKAHVAYFSSGKVIGLSKINRLVQYYSKRPQVQERLTEEIAQALKEALQTEDVAVIMEATHLCVASRGVSDVSSATFTSHYSGKFQTEQTRRELFSHLQ comes from the coding sequence ATGATTACACTAAATAATACCAAAGCAACGGTGAAGGAATTGAACGGCAAACATTATTCTCCTTTTCCTGAAATGCTGCCTAATTCAGAAGTACTTCTTCTGGACGAAAAGGCCAAAATTAAAGTTATTAGCCATTATTTTAAACATATTATGCTAACTCTTGGCTTAGATTTAGAAGATGATAGCCTGCAGGGAACCCCAGAACGAGTGGCTAAAATGTACGTCCAAGAAATTTTCCGCGGTCTGAATCCCCAAAACAAACCCCATATCACACTTTTCGAAAATAAATACAATTATAAAGAAATGCTGGTAGAGAAAAATATAACAATTTATTCCTACTGTGAGCATCATTTTGCACCAATTATTGGCAAAGCGCACGTGGCTTATTTTTCTTCGGGTAAAGTAATTGGCTTGTCTAAAATAAACCGGTTGGTACAATATTACAGCAAACGTCCGCAAGTGCAGGAAAGACTCACCGAGGAAATTGCCCAAGCCCTGAAAGAAGCCTTACAAACAGAAGATGTGGCTGTAATAATGGAGGCGACTCACCTCTGCGTAGCTTCCCGGGGAGTAAGTGATGTTTCCAGTGCCACTTTCACCAGCCATTATTCAGGCAAGTTCCAAACCGAACAAACCAGAAGAGAATTGTTTTCTCATCTCCAGTAA
- a CDS encoding pirin family protein produces MLYFCAYRGAFEVQGRLLHEKDSLALWDTEEVELEALSNHIRILIMELNVFGNLH; encoded by the coding sequence CTGCTTTATTTTTGTGCTTACCGCGGGGCCTTTGAGGTACAAGGCCGTTTGTTGCACGAGAAAGATAGTTTGGCTTTATGGGATACCGAAGAAGTAGAATTAGAAGCCTTAAGCAACCACATTCGAATACTGATAATGGAATTAAATGTGTTCGGTAATTTGCATTAA
- a CDS encoding FAD-binding oxidoreductase → METVVKIKAIETLTHNVKKFRCEKPHGYTFLPGQATEVAINKKGWEKEKRPFTFTSLNESPELEFIIKLYKDHPGVTHELDSLKIGDELIVDDAWGAISYQGSGYFIAGGAGITPFIAILRQLHQEQKLAGNRLFFSNKTEHDIILQPELTAMLDNNVIYAITSESSNNYYSGYINESFLKTYVQDFSQHFYVCGPPPMVEDLQSILAKLGACPETVVFEK, encoded by the coding sequence ATGGAAACCGTAGTCAAAATTAAAGCCATTGAAACGCTAACGCACAACGTAAAAAAATTTAGATGCGAAAAGCCTCACGGGTACACCTTTCTACCGGGTCAGGCCACTGAAGTAGCAATCAATAAAAAGGGTTGGGAAAAAGAAAAAAGACCTTTTACTTTTACCTCACTAAATGAATCTCCGGAACTTGAATTTATTATAAAACTGTACAAAGACCATCCGGGAGTAACCCATGAACTTGATTCGCTTAAAATTGGGGATGAATTGATAGTGGATGATGCATGGGGAGCTATCAGCTACCAAGGGTCGGGTTATTTTATTGCAGGTGGGGCTGGTATTACTCCATTTATTGCCATCCTGCGGCAACTACATCAGGAACAAAAGCTAGCTGGTAATAGGCTTTTCTTCTCTAATAAAACCGAGCACGACATTATACTCCAACCAGAACTAACAGCAATGCTCGATAACAATGTTATTTACGCTATTACCAGCGAATCTTCGAACAACTATTATTCAGGCTATATAAATGAATCATTTTTGAAAACGTACGTGCAGGATTTTAGCCAACATTTTTATGTATGCGGACCTCCCCCAATGGTAGAAGATTTGCAGAGTATTTTAGCAAAGCTGGGAGCTTGCCCGGAAACAGTCGTTTTTGAAAAATGA
- a CDS encoding T9SS type A sorting domain-containing protein has translation MKNLFVAALLAITVSTTSSSFANSSPVIRTEHTKSDAAATVTLNQTKKSTLEVVIKNAPNPKLTVSLYDSFGNYLASRTLSNLESGVRLNFDLTPLEDGVYQVKVMDGISTQVKKFALNTVVPTTSAYQNLTLL, from the coding sequence ATGAAAAATTTATTTGTTGCTGCTTTATTAGCCATAACTGTAAGTACTACCTCTTCCAGCTTTGCAAACTCTTCCCCGGTAATCCGCACAGAACATACTAAGTCAGATGCGGCTGCTACCGTAACTTTAAACCAAACTAAAAAATCAACATTGGAAGTAGTAATTAAAAATGCGCCTAATCCTAAATTAACGGTAAGTCTTTACGATTCTTTTGGGAACTATTTAGCCTCCAGAACTTTATCTAACCTAGAATCTGGAGTACGCCTAAACTTTGACTTAACTCCTTTAGAAGATGGTGTTTACCAGGTTAAAGTAATGGATGGTATAAGTACCCAGGTAAAGAAATTTGCCCTAAATACCGTAGTTCCTACTACCTCTGCTTACCAAAACCTTACCCTGCTTTAG
- a CDS encoding GntP family permease: MTNTYYLLFLLVTSIGFIIWVTAYKKVNAFFALTLAALGVGLLSGLPLAEIVTVLKTGFGHTMEKIGLLIILGTTLGVILEKTGATLSMANAILRMVQEENAPTAIALTGFLIGIPIFCDSGFIILSGLNHSLVKKSHHKMPVMAAALATSLYAVHCLMPPHPGITAAVGTAGGDLGKVMLYGLVLAIPAALVGFGWSVWRGSKITHEYIDSELEIMPESEKQLPPALLSFLPVLLPIALIALKSIVLLYAAKQTVAESILLQLISFVGEPVIALGIGIILSLTLIQKQNKKELSHWLTDGVDKAGMILAIIAAGGMFGEMLQATGMGKNLGDLLSGLSLGIFFPFLIATILKTAQGSSTVAVITAASLVTPMLGSLGLQSPIGLTLALLSMGAGSMMISHANDAYFWVISRFSNLTTEATLKVYSVATLWMGITVQLIIWVLFMTLN, encoded by the coding sequence ATGACAAACACCTACTACTTACTTTTTCTTCTGGTTACGAGTATTGGCTTTATTATTTGGGTTACGGCTTACAAAAAAGTAAATGCATTTTTCGCTTTAACGTTGGCTGCTTTGGGAGTGGGTTTACTCAGCGGTTTACCTTTGGCCGAAATTGTAACCGTACTGAAAACCGGTTTTGGCCATACCATGGAAAAAATTGGCTTGCTTATTATTTTAGGCACTACGCTGGGAGTAATTCTGGAAAAAACCGGCGCTACCTTAAGTATGGCCAACGCTATTTTAAGAATGGTACAAGAAGAAAATGCCCCCACGGCCATTGCTTTAACCGGTTTTCTGATTGGTATTCCTATATTTTGCGATAGCGGATTTATTATTTTAAGCGGTTTAAATCATTCTTTAGTAAAAAAATCGCACCACAAAATGCCGGTAATGGCGGCCGCCTTAGCCACTTCGTTATACGCTGTTCATTGCCTTATGCCCCCGCACCCTGGTATTACGGCGGCCGTGGGTACCGCCGGCGGAGATTTAGGTAAGGTAATGCTCTATGGTTTGGTACTGGCTATACCAGCAGCACTCGTAGGTTTTGGATGGAGTGTATGGCGCGGTAGTAAAATAACGCACGAGTACATTGATTCTGAATTAGAAATAATGCCGGAGTCCGAAAAACAATTACCACCCGCCTTGCTTTCCTTTCTGCCGGTATTGCTACCCATTGCTTTGATTGCACTAAAATCTATTGTTTTACTTTATGCCGCTAAGCAAACAGTAGCCGAAAGTATTCTCCTGCAGCTCATTTCCTTTGTGGGGGAACCGGTAATTGCCTTAGGTATTGGTATTATTTTATCCTTAACCCTGATTCAAAAGCAAAATAAAAAAGAATTATCGCATTGGTTAACGGATGGAGTAGATAAGGCCGGAATGATACTAGCCATTATTGCGGCAGGCGGTATGTTCGGGGAAATGTTGCAGGCTACGGGTATGGGTAAAAACTTAGGCGATTTGCTTAGTGGCCTTTCGCTGGGTATTTTCTTTCCTTTTTTGATTGCTACTATTTTAAAAACGGCACAGGGTTCTTCTACGGTGGCAGTTATTACGGCTGCCTCGCTGGTTACCCCCATGCTGGGCAGTTTAGGTTTGCAATCGCCTATAGGTTTAACGTTAGCGCTTTTAAGCATGGGTGCCGGCAGCATGATGATCAGCCATGCCAATGATGCTTACTTTTGGGTAATTAGTCGTTTTTCTAATTTAACGACCGAGGCTACTTTAAAAGTGTACAGCGTGGCTACTTTATGGATGGGAATAACCGTGCAACTTATTATTTGGGTATTGTTCATGACCTTAAACTAA